A stretch of DNA from Macrotis lagotis isolate mMagLag1 chromosome X, bilby.v1.9.chrom.fasta, whole genome shotgun sequence:
TCTTATTTTCCTACTAAGATGTAAACTTCACAAGAGCAAAGACCAGGTCCTGTCCTAGGGCACTTTCTCTCTCTTAGGGACAAAGGCCCCTACAAACTATGAAGTTCTTAATAACCATTTGTTACCATTCAGTTCAAACTCAGCCCACCATCAGGATCCCTCCCATACCTCTCCTGTTGGGCTGCATAGACTCCCCTCTTCGACTTGCTCCATCTCGAAGACTTGGGGGTACATACTTCCCAGTCTTATTCTGGGCTGCCTGTACAGGCTCCAGCTCTGTGAAGATAAATATAGATTGGGAATAACCCATGGTCCACCCAAATCCCCCCTTCCCAGTTGCTTCCAGGGCCATGATAGGATACTTATCAAGGAGACTTCCCACTTTGTTGAAGCTCCCCGTTCCCCCAGCCATAGACCCTCCAGGGCCAAACTTCTGTGACATTCATAATGGAAAGACCTACAGACACACCCACATGCCCACCAGCCCAGATACCATCTCCGAACCTCCAGGAAGCTTCTCCTTCTCCCCAGTGGACAACCCCAACTGTTCAGCCAATTCCTTCTGCATAGGTCCCAGGGTGTCTTTGTAGGGACAACGTGTTGTCCAATGGTCACCCTTGCAGATTCGACATGACACAATCTTCTGCCCCTTCAGTTTGTTCATTGGGTCCTCCTCCTCTTGGCAATTCAGGTCCTGGGGAGAAGAGTGGGCTTGAGATGGAAATGTTTTACCCTAAGGGAACTGCTCCTACCCTACCCTGAGGACCTTTTTCCTAGATCCAGTACCCATGAATACCTCTTTGCTGGTAATAAATGTCATGGAAACATCATCGCTGACTGTAGTGGTGGCCACATTTGGGCCAGGGGGATCAAATTGTGAGTTGCCaaatttcttccagttctgtGGATAGAAGATAACTGGGTTAGAAGAGGGCTAGGCAGATTTTGGTCTGAACCACAGACCACAAGGCAGGTTGGCTGGATAATTCTGTTGAGGAATTTTGTGAAGCCATCCTTGGGGAATTTAAAAAAGTAGAGAACTGTTCAGAGAAGTGGACTTCTGAAATGTAACAAAAACCTTCCCTACTCCTCCAAACTGTCACCGAATTCCAATCATGAGAACTTCCTGATCTAATGAGGCAGCCCAAACAGGAGCAGTTCAAATGGAATCATCTTCCCTTCTGCTTCCATACACTCCTCCTGTCTTTCTGTGTAGAAAATCAGATCTGATCCTACCTCAACAAAACAGTTTTTTCAAGTggagggaaggtaaggaaagtaTTTAATTAATCTTAAAACATTAGAGGAATAAATAAGGAGGTAGGTCATCAATTAGACTGCTTGTCAAGTGAGAAGTAATTACCAATAATCTATTGAAGTGAATTCAGTACTCACTTCTGGAGTAATGAGTTTTCAAAATTATCCCTACCATGggtcattcttttctcttctaagtTTGCCTGTTTTTATGTTCTCACATGCCCAAATATTTTAGCCCCAGATCCAGCCTACTCATAGCTTTTCTTTTCAGACTGGAAATGTTCATATTCTGAATCCATTCTCAAATGCAGACCTCCTattattctctcatttatttaGTTCCTGGTCCCAAAACTTCTTCAAATTCCAAGACCCAGCAACACCAATAAAGTTACAGGATTCCTCACCACTCCTGGCTGAAGAGTAcatataaaatcaaatctaacaactcacatttctctagatttttaaggttttcaaagaacttttttcACAGTTCTGTAATTaggtgggtttttttgtttgtttttctaaattaaagggaataagaggcgtctaggtggcgcagtagataaagcatgggccctggagtgaggagtacctgagtttaaatccggtctcagacacttaataattacctagctgtgtggccttggacaagccacttaaccccatttgccttgcaatatatatatatatatatatatatatatatataaaagaaaattaaagggaatactccttgaactttgttcaaactccacagctctttatctggatacagatggtattccccactgcagacagcccaaaattgtccctggttgttgcactgatgaaacgagcaagtccatcagagttgaacatcacccccatgttagggtgtacagtgtttttctggttctgctcatctcactcagcaacagttcatgcaaatccttccaggctcccctgaattcccatccctcctggtttctaatagaacaatagtgttccatgacatacatacaccacagtttgctaagccattccccaattaaaggacatttacctgatttccaattctttgccaccacaaacagggctgctatgaatatttttgtacaagtgatgtttttaaccctttttcatcatctcttcagggtatagacccagtagtggtactgctgatcaaagggtatgctcatttttgttgccctttgagcatagttccaaatttctctccagaaaggttggatgagttcacagctccaccaacagtgtaatagtgtcccagatttcccacaacccctccaacaatgatcattatccttattggccagtctgagaggtatgaggtggtacctcagagaagctttaatttgcatttctctaataattaatgatttagagcaattttcatatggccatggattgctttgatctcatctgtaaattgcctttgcatatcctttgaccatttgtcaattggggaattttttttaaaatatgactcagttctctgtatattttagaaatgagtcctttgtcagaatcattagttgtaaagattgtttcccaatttactacatttcttttgatcttggttacagtggttttatctgtgcaaaaactttttaattcaatataatcaaCAGGTGGGGTTTTTAACAtgcctattttaaaaatgaagacacTCAAGTTCAAaagagctaaatgacttgcccaggaacccATGGCTCCCCTAAGTGTCAGGGTCAAGATTAGAATCTAGGCCTCTCCTTGACTCAAAGTCCACTCTCTCGTGCTGTGCTGTGCCATGATGAAGCAAGCAAGCAAATGGTATCAAGGAGGACCTtaaaggatggctaggtggtgcagtaaataaaGCACGGACCTGGAGTCAcaagtaccttagttcaaatctgacctcagacacttactaattacctagctgtgtgttcttgagcaatccacttaacccttgcaagaaccaaaaaaaaaaaaggaccttaaagaaaaaaatattgaagagaactGTTCAATCCCAAAATCATTCTCACCTTTCTTCTTGCAACAGCCTTAGATGCCTTCCGAGTTTCAATCCTGAAGGTACGGACAATCTATACAACAGACAAGAAAAGAGAGGGACTGGGAAAGGATCTATCGAGTGGGCTAGTCAATGAATTCTACATAGGAATTGGGAGGGTCCACCATCATACTAGTTACAGAGCACCCCTACATCCTACCTCTTCCTTTCAGAAGCTTAATCAAATCAGTACTTTCATTGCTACTGTCCATTAACTCCCCAATGACTTCAAACACCAATCCTGTCACTCCTTAGATCAAAATAGTCCTTTATAAAGGCAGCCTTGCTACCCCCGCCCCATAAATGTGGTCTCCCACTTTAGGAACACCTCCAGAACAAGAACTGTATCTTGGTGTACTTGTATCTTCGAGGCTCAGgacattcaacaagcattttttcacTTATGGGCCATTTAGGGTCCCTAACCCTATGCGACAGATAAGAAAAAGGTAAAGACAGCGCGGAACCCACCTTGAACTTCTTGCCGTCTTCTTCTACCTTATATTCAGTGATGGTTTTGATATTCCCATTGATGACTTCCTTCGGGGCGGGGAGAGGAGCTGGGGAGGAAACAGGCCAAGAAGAGGCGAGATGGAGACCCAGACGCGACAGATCACAAAGAC
This window harbors:
- the EIF3G gene encoding eukaryotic translation initiation factor 3 subunit G; this translates as MPTGDFDSKPSWADQVEEEGDDDKCVTSELLKGIPLTTGEPNNEPELLPGAPLPAPKEVINGNIKTITEYKVEEDGKKFKIVRTFRIETRKASKAVARRKNWKKFGNSQFDPPGPNVATTTVSDDVSMTFITSKEDLNCQEEEDPMNKLKGQKIVSCRICKGDHWTTRCPYKDTLGPMQKELAEQLGLSTGEKEKLPGELEPVQAAQNKTGKYVPPSLRDGASRRGESMQPNRRADDNATIRVTNLSEDTRETDLQELFRPFGSISRIYLAKDKTTGQSKGFAFISFHRREDAARAIAGVSGFGYDHLILNVEWAKPSTN